CCGCGGAGCGGCCCTCGCCGGAGTACCTCAGCGAGGCGCAGGCCGGGGACATGATGAGGATCGACCGCGCCGCCCTCGTCAAGAAGATGCACCGCTTCTCCAGGTACTACGGCCTCGCCCCGGGCGCGCTGCACCGCGCCGTCTCCTACGTCGACCGCTTCCTCTCGGCCAGGAAGAtcaacggcggcgagcgccAGCTCCGCCTCCTGGGCGCCGCGGCCGTCTTCGCCGCGGCCAAGTACGAGGACAGGAAGGCCACGCGGAGGATCAACGCCGACGCTGTCGCCGCGTACGCCGGGTGCACCCGGCGCGAGGCCCTCGACGCGGAGCGCGAGCTGGTGGCGGCGCTCGGCTACCGCCTGAGCGGGCCCACGGCCTACACGTTCGTAGAGCACTTCATGCGGCGCACGCagggcaaggaggaggagggctcggcggcagcggtggtCCGGGCCCTGGCGCACCACCTGGCAGGCATGGCGCTGCTGGACTACCGGTGCGTGGCGTTCCTGCCGTCCGccgtggcggcgtcggcgaTCGTTCTGGCGAGGCTGGTAGTCCTGGGCTGCcactcgacggcggcgccggtggccgggTACGCGATCGAGGAGCTGAGCGAGTGCATGGAAGCGATCTACGACCTGCACGAGAACCTGCAGGCGTGGCCAGGATGCGAGGAGATGATGGTGGACTGGGAGGTCACTACTCAGCTCAGCTACTCCTTGC
This portion of the Panicum virgatum strain AP13 chromosome 2N, P.virgatum_v5, whole genome shotgun sequence genome encodes:
- the LOC120662314 gene encoding putative cyclin-F2-1; amino-acid sequence: MCSVAPFALPGLAGGARPTMVTTYARGGVPAAAAWCGYGYDADIVLLPPMPADLPMPSMEFLSLPRRHGAGFIRDMFGGVQSVGVPGRSMMDIFFPIDAHDDDGPTTPVAVLRAPRSYGGDDDAERDAVTIDIKTPPPEKQPQLEQQQQCGSEYDASIDATFRVMEADPAERPSPEYLSEAQAGDMMRIDRAALVKKMHRFSRYYGLAPGALHRAVSYVDRFLSARKINGGERQLRLLGAAAVFAAAKYEDRKATRRINADAVAAYAGCTRREALDAERELVAALGYRLSGPTAYTFVEHFMRRTQGKEEEGSAAAVVRALAHHLAGMALLDYRCVAFLPSAVAASAIVLARLVVLGCHSTAAPVAGYAIEELSECMEAIYDLHENLQAWPGCEEMMVDWEVTTQLSYSLPHYSVLTRGNMSSC